In a single window of the Streptomyces sp. NBC_00094 genome:
- a CDS encoding GNAT family N-acetyltransferase yields MPQHRSAPSVRPITDADVPTAVDTLARAFADYPFTRHVIAADGHEERIRRYQELCLTRIGMVYGRVWVADEGRAVAVWAVPGQDPSPAFAELGPLLGELSGDRAAASETADTAMAPYRPEEPGWFLETVATAPEAQGKGLGSAVLIPGIQEAERAGYPAFLETSSQANVQFYERLGFKVTADVQLPHNGPRTWCMRRDPR; encoded by the coding sequence ATGCCACAGCACCGGAGCGCCCCTTCCGTACGTCCCATCACCGACGCCGACGTTCCCACTGCGGTCGATACTCTCGCCCGCGCCTTCGCCGACTACCCCTTCACGCGGCACGTGATCGCGGCGGATGGTCATGAGGAGCGGATTCGGCGTTACCAGGAGCTGTGCCTGACCCGTATCGGCATGGTGTACGGCCGGGTCTGGGTCGCCGACGAAGGCCGCGCCGTGGCCGTCTGGGCCGTTCCCGGCCAGGACCCCTCGCCCGCCTTCGCCGAACTCGGACCGCTCCTCGGCGAACTCAGCGGCGACCGGGCCGCCGCTTCCGAGACCGCGGACACGGCCATGGCCCCGTACCGGCCCGAGGAGCCGGGGTGGTTCCTGGAGACCGTGGCCACCGCCCCCGAGGCCCAGGGGAAGGGCCTCGGTAGCGCCGTACTGATTCCCGGCATCCAGGAGGCCGAGCGCGCTGGGTATCCGGCGTTCCTGGAAACCTCCAGCCAGGCAAACGTGCAGTTCTACGAACGCCTCGGCTTCAAGGTCACCGCCGATGTCCAGCTCCCCCACAACGGCCCCCGCACGTGGTGCATGCGCAGGGATCCTCGCTGA
- a CDS encoding bifunctional 2-polyprenyl-6-hydroxyphenol methylase/3-demethylubiquinol 3-O-methyltransferase UbiG has protein sequence MTGQRDRWAELTGGQSGEDYAERFAQLAESGHDIHGEATFCTALLKPAARVLDAGCGTGRIAIRLAELGHHCTGVDVDPSMLAVARRDAPTQEWLFGDLFRLDTLGLDQGFDMALAAGNVIPLLAPGTEPMVVRQLAAALRPGGLLVTGMGLDAAHLPLPEPTVTLTEFDHWCTQAGLTLRQRYATWSGDPYYQGCGYAVSVHCRPAT, from the coding sequence ATGACTGGGCAACGCGACCGTTGGGCGGAACTGACCGGCGGACAATCCGGAGAGGACTACGCTGAGCGTTTCGCGCAGCTCGCCGAATCAGGCCACGACATCCACGGCGAGGCCACCTTCTGCACCGCATTGCTGAAGCCCGCCGCCCGGGTGCTCGATGCCGGCTGCGGCACCGGTCGGATCGCGATCCGACTCGCGGAGCTTGGCCACCACTGCACCGGCGTGGACGTCGACCCCTCGATGCTCGCCGTGGCCCGCCGAGACGCCCCCACGCAGGAATGGCTCTTCGGTGACCTGTTCCGCCTGGACACCCTCGGCCTGGATCAGGGTTTCGACATGGCACTCGCCGCCGGAAACGTCATCCCCCTGCTGGCCCCGGGCACCGAACCCATGGTTGTTCGGCAGCTGGCCGCCGCACTGCGCCCCGGCGGTCTACTGGTCACGGGCATGGGACTGGACGCAGCGCACCTGCCGTTGCCGGAACCCACAGTGACCCTGACAGAGTTCGACCACTGGTGCACCCAGGCCGGACTGACCCTGCGGCAGCGCTACGCCACCTGGAGCGGTGATCCCTACTACCAAGGCTGCGGCTACGCCGTCAGCGTGCACTGCCGCCCCGCGACGTGA
- a CDS encoding IS5 family transposase, whose product MGTDLSQRLVPDDLWAMVEPVLPSFRSRPQGGGTTPIDQRAVFTAVVYVLTSGCAWRYLPSTFGVSSATAHRRFSVWTTSGVWRRLHRVILDEIGARGGLDWSSVIVDAASVRAEKKGGLTGPNPVDRGKAGSKLHVLTDAQGLPMVVGVSAANVNDVQALGPLVLGIPAVRSRRGPRRRRPDKVRADKAYHSAGNLAWLRERNITPRIARRGVESSECLGRHRWKIERSISWFFGIPPSDPSAMNARVVTF is encoded by the coding sequence ATGGGTACGGACCTGTCGCAGCGGCTCGTGCCGGATGATCTATGGGCCATGGTCGAGCCGGTATTGCCGTCCTTTCGCTCGCGCCCGCAGGGCGGTGGCACCACGCCGATCGACCAACGCGCCGTATTCACGGCCGTCGTGTACGTGCTGACCAGCGGGTGCGCGTGGCGGTATCTGCCATCGACATTCGGAGTGTCGTCGGCGACGGCTCACCGGAGGTTCTCTGTCTGGACCACATCCGGAGTGTGGCGTCGCCTGCACCGCGTGATTCTGGACGAGATCGGAGCCCGTGGCGGACTCGACTGGAGCTCTGTGATCGTCGACGCGGCCTCGGTGCGCGCGGAAAAAAAGGGGGGGCTGACGGGGCCGAATCCGGTCGACCGAGGCAAAGCGGGCAGCAAACTGCACGTTCTGACCGACGCGCAGGGGCTGCCCATGGTCGTTGGGGTGTCCGCCGCGAACGTCAACGATGTCCAAGCGCTTGGCCCGCTCGTCCTCGGGATCCCAGCTGTCCGCTCGCGCCGCGGCCCCCGTCGGCGACGCCCCGACAAGGTCCGGGCCGACAAGGCGTACCACTCGGCCGGCAACCTGGCGTGGCTACGCGAACGCAACATCACTCCACGGATCGCCCGGCGGGGTGTGGAGTCCTCCGAATGTCTCGGAAGGCACCGGTGGAAGATCGAGAGGTCGATCTCATGGTTTTTCGGGATACCGCCGTCTGATCCGTCCGCTATGAACGCAAGGGTGGTCACTTTTTAG
- a CDS encoding IS5 family transposase (programmed frameshift), with amino-acid sequence MVERLVPDELWELFQRVVPEAPSRPQGGGRRRHGDREVLAAIVFVATSGCTWQQLPTASFGLSGATAHRRFSEWSKARVWAKLHRVVLDELGARGKLDWSRCAIDSVNMRALKGDLTGPNPVDRGKYGSKIHSIAERTGLSISVGISGANLHDSQALIPLVKGIPPIRSRRGRRRRKPGKLHADKGYDCPHLRRWLRGRDITHRIARKGIESSQRLGRHRWTIERTMSWLAGCCRLHRRYERKADHFLAFTSIACTLICYRRLTK; translated from the exons ATTGTTGAGCGGCTGGTGCCGGATGAGCTGTGGGAGCTGTTCCAGAGGGTGGTGCCGGAGGCTCCTTCGCGACCTCAGGGCGGCGGTCGGCGTCGGCATGGCGACCGGGAGGTGCTGGCGGCGATCGTGTTCGTGGCCACGTCGGGCTGCACGTGGCAGCAACTGCCGACAGCGTCCTTCGGGTTGTCAGGGGCAACCGCCCATCGGCGGTTCAGCGAGTGGTCGAAGGCTCGGGTGTGGGCCAAGCTCCACCGCGTGGTGCTCGACGAGCTCGGTGCCCGCGGCAAGCTGGACTGGTCCCGCTGCGCGATCGACTCGGTGAACATGCGGGCCCTG AAGGGGGACCTGACAGGTCCGAATCCTGTGGACCGGGGCAAGTACGGATCGAAGATCCATTCGATCGCCGAGCGGACCGGTCTGTCTATCTCCGTCGGAATCTCGGGCGCGAACCTGCACGACAGCCAAGCCCTGATCCCGTTGGTGAAGGGCATACCACCGATCCGCTCCCGCCGTGGGCGCAGGCGGCGCAAGCCGGGCAAGCTTCACGCGGACAAGGGCTACGACTGCCCCCACCTGCGACGATGGCTACGTGGACGCGACATCACCCACCGCATCGCCCGCAAGGGGATCGAGTCCTCACAGCGGCTGGGCCGACACCGTTGGACCATCGAGCGAACCATGTCCTGGCTTGCCGGCTGCTGCCGCCTCCACCGTCGCTACGAACGCAAGGCAGACCATTTCCTCGCCTTCACCAGCATCGCCTGCACCCTCATCTGCTACCGCAGACTCACCAAATGA
- a CDS encoding peptidase inhibitor family I36 protein: MYDGPSYGGDKMQSVRPGHLGGDLPKDEGVQEVVPASHKFAKSKPGCRTGFERCQATRVCIFQGPSGRGVAAGTTQPDVLPNGVLGNKDYSVTWDDKVVSVSNRSDKFACFYDTAGYGAWHIGTWTMRAYVVPPGQETTLPTLHQRQISSHKLADAESKC; encoded by the coding sequence CTGTACGACGGCCCGAGCTACGGCGGGGACAAGATGCAGTCCGTCCGACCCGGGCACCTCGGGGGTGACCTGCCCAAGGACGAGGGCGTTCAGGAGGTGGTTCCCGCCTCGCACAAGTTCGCCAAGTCCAAGCCGGGTTGCAGGACCGGGTTCGAACGCTGCCAGGCCACCCGTGTGTGCATCTTCCAGGGTCCCAGCGGGCGCGGTGTGGCCGCGGGGACGACCCAGCCCGATGTTCTGCCCAACGGGGTGCTGGGCAACAAGGACTACTCGGTGACCTGGGACGACAAGGTCGTGTCCGTCTCGAACCGGTCGGACAAGTTCGCCTGCTTCTACGACACGGCCGGCTACGGAGCGTGGCACATTGGCACCTGGACCATGCGGGCGTACGTCGTTCCGCCCGGGCAGGAAACGACTCTTCCCACGCTCCACCAGCGACAGATCAGC
- a CDS encoding twin-arginine translocation signal domain-containing protein, producing MTTRRSFLGRTTAVGVMAGLAASPAAAEDGSGAPADALAGRRRGARDAIVAVNSGMRSHYAALKSDLIAQLSPVLVVQNDAKGGRFTLVHDGTQESLHPVGEVFELAKSVSHVPLGVFSIIAPHLSGRIPNVPGADRIDSHDLAMVAFKDTANTDWITPLRQYADTLAAARRELDQAGIPPEMVVSCERVLDGALSFIQVSTEARSFDIRSFEDFSHSVYAGIRTNMRYAAEAQIAGVQDILRKWRARIGEEAWRDLYTVVLSQWATSELNQNSIIIRPCMNPAKVSTHLIDLPAAEPLSDPVSVALDNLARIVQDNIAAELVFPSDRAAADALKGPQDLLADEILDQLSAATPGAAAHSEPVGAGRGVCPVTRRGSASQQGGTAHDL from the coding sequence ATGACCACACGCAGAAGCTTCCTCGGCCGTACCACCGCGGTCGGCGTCATGGCGGGTCTCGCGGCCTCACCGGCGGCGGCCGAGGACGGGAGCGGGGCACCCGCCGACGCCCTGGCCGGTCGGCGTCGTGGGGCCCGCGACGCGATCGTGGCGGTCAACAGCGGTATGCGGTCGCACTACGCCGCGCTCAAGTCGGATCTGATCGCGCAGCTGAGTCCCGTCCTCGTGGTCCAGAACGACGCCAAGGGCGGAAGGTTCACCCTCGTCCACGACGGCACGCAGGAGTCGCTGCATCCCGTCGGGGAGGTGTTCGAGCTGGCGAAGTCCGTCAGCCATGTGCCGCTCGGCGTCTTCTCGATCATCGCGCCCCACCTGAGCGGCAGGATTCCGAACGTCCCCGGCGCGGACCGCATCGATTCGCACGACCTCGCCATGGTCGCGTTCAAGGACACCGCGAACACCGACTGGATCACACCGCTCCGGCAGTACGCGGACACGCTGGCCGCCGCCCGGCGGGAGCTCGACCAGGCCGGCATCCCGCCGGAGATGGTGGTCTCGTGCGAGCGGGTACTCGACGGCGCACTCTCGTTCATCCAGGTCTCCACAGAGGCCCGGTCCTTCGACATCAGGTCGTTCGAGGACTTCTCCCACAGCGTGTACGCGGGCATCCGCACCAACATGAGGTACGCGGCCGAGGCCCAGATCGCGGGTGTGCAGGACATCCTGCGGAAGTGGCGAGCCCGGATCGGTGAGGAGGCGTGGCGGGACCTGTACACGGTCGTGCTTTCCCAGTGGGCCACGTCCGAACTGAACCAGAACTCGATCATCATCCGGCCGTGCATGAACCCGGCGAAGGTGTCCACCCATCTGATCGACCTGCCAGCCGCCGAGCCGCTCTCGGACCCGGTGTCCGTGGCCCTGGACAACCTCGCTCGCATCGTGCAGGACAACATCGCGGCCGAGCTGGTCTTTCCTTCGGACCGGGCGGCCGCCGATGCGCTCAAGGGTCCGCAGGATCTGCTCGCCGACGAGATCCTGGACCAGCTCAGTGCGGCGACGCCGGGCGCCGCGGCGCACTCCGAGCCTGTCGGGGCCGGGAGGGGTGTCTGTCCCGTCACCCGAAGGGGCTCGGCTTCTCAGCAGGGCGGTACGGCGCATGACCTCTGA
- a CDS encoding diadenosine tetraphosphate hydrolase, with protein MVDDWRKDRVGAALRGENPTVLRRLTAGFAVIGDVQFLPGYSVLLVDEPGVQQLSDLPRAKRLSFLSDMDQLGEAVERACRHLDPAFRRVNLEILGNKDPFLHAHVWPRFEWEPADVVGAPVWLYPRARWSDERFRLGSRHDVLREAISSELVRLRA; from the coding sequence ATGGTTGATGACTGGCGGAAAGACCGGGTCGGGGCTGCTCTGAGAGGAGAGAACCCGACCGTGTTGCGGCGCCTCACAGCAGGGTTCGCGGTGATCGGCGACGTGCAGTTCCTGCCTGGATATTCAGTCCTTCTCGTAGACGAACCGGGTGTGCAGCAGTTGTCGGACCTGCCGAGAGCGAAGCGGTTGTCGTTCCTGTCCGACATGGACCAGCTCGGTGAGGCAGTCGAACGTGCCTGCCGGCACCTGGACCCGGCTTTCCGGCGGGTCAACCTGGAGATTCTGGGGAACAAAGACCCGTTCCTGCACGCCCATGTGTGGCCGCGGTTCGAGTGGGAGCCGGCCGATGTTGTGGGAGCTCCGGTCTGGCTGTACCCGCGTGCCCGGTGGAGCGACGAGCGTTTCAGGCTCGGTTCCCGGCACGACGTGCTCCGCGAAGCGATCAGCAGCGAACTGGTTCGGTTGCGCGCTTGA
- a CDS encoding N-acetyltransferase, whose product MSWLPDDFLHPVLVPLPGGGHHLRPIREADTPLDYPAVMGSRERLWTIFGPAWGWPAATMTYEADQADLLRHEKEIAAHQSFNYALFDAAETALLGCVYIDPPERAGADGEISWWVVDELVGSKVEQALDALVPQWIAADWPFEQPRFLGREISWSDWLALPEHPDT is encoded by the coding sequence ATGAGCTGGCTTCCCGATGACTTCCTCCACCCCGTCCTGGTACCGCTGCCGGGCGGTGGCCATCACCTGCGGCCGATCCGGGAGGCGGACACCCCGCTCGACTATCCGGCTGTGATGGGTTCGCGCGAGCGGCTGTGGACCATCTTCGGCCCGGCCTGGGGCTGGCCCGCGGCCACCATGACCTACGAGGCCGACCAGGCCGACCTGTTGCGGCACGAGAAGGAGATCGCCGCACACCAGTCCTTCAACTACGCGCTGTTCGACGCGGCGGAGACAGCGCTGCTCGGCTGTGTCTACATCGACCCACCGGAGAGGGCCGGCGCGGACGGCGAGATCTCCTGGTGGGTGGTGGACGAGCTGGTGGGCAGCAAGGTCGAGCAGGCCCTCGACGCGCTGGTGCCGCAGTGGATCGCCGCCGACTGGCCGTTCGAGCAGCCGCGCTTCCTCGGCCGCGAGATCTCCTGGTCGGACTGGCTCGCCCTGCCGGAGCATCCCGACACGTAA
- the lanKC gene encoding class III lanthionine synthetase LanKC, with protein MLESFGEALADREYYLPLPSVADPGPRFAPGEVPPGLRGSAQGIWTVWGSPRTGLAEQGWKIHVSARLDRAQHVLDTVAGICFSEGVPFKHLSARLFFLFLHHKHAVRAQSGKFCTVYPPDTATAHRLLEQLRDALDGEEGPYVLTDRRFRDSRTVHYRYGSFDGARSRVRADGTREGMIRDGSGREVVDSRLPAFHLPAGITDPFVEQEEQPHAGPILIRDYEVTRAVRLSNAGGAYQARDRRTGRTVFLKEARAHNGLVFDGTDAQQRLRHEYDVLRELHAAAPGVGPEPLDHFTEWEHDFLVTEHVAGQPLVGWLSRSSPLARADRSAESVAAYYEACRRLLAALDASLDRLHAAGYRFGDLSLGNVLVTPSGGVRLVDFEAASALSAAPSGMGTPGFTPPPGLRRADADPLLQDRYGTSAVALAFLAPFNEIAEHAPANLALLRRDLADVAPPQDLWQRATAFHLAKDRAQEQNGPDRPPSPVELDTDPRACLTRLAEEVAAGLLEMADADRPDWAFPPSPEAFRTNNVCLAYGTAGVVHALHRTGTAVPEEIRERLRHDTLALRDALSPGLLVGSAGIAQVLAGLSRLDEAVDLLRDADGHPLTASCGTLAGGRAGVGLGWLALHRLTGESSHLERAAAAGEGLLRTPDLPAALGEYDARGLLHGRSGLALFLHRLARDTGEARFLEAGRLLLHQELDRTFPLDDGTLSISDNAQLTRAMPYLATGAAGLAAVLTRYVATAPDERCAAALPRLVAGIRVSCATKEAGLYRGLAGLIWSLTEHAELTGTDAARRDAVRAATGLLKYAVPYRRGVRFLGAGSQRFTADLSSGGAGVLLALHRLLAGPLLTGPHHARPRLPAAS; from the coding sequence GTGCTCGAAAGCTTCGGCGAGGCACTCGCGGACCGGGAGTACTACCTGCCGCTGCCCAGCGTGGCCGACCCCGGGCCGCGCTTCGCTCCTGGCGAGGTGCCGCCGGGCCTGCGCGGATCCGCCCAGGGCATCTGGACGGTCTGGGGCAGTCCGCGGACCGGGCTCGCCGAGCAGGGCTGGAAGATCCACGTGTCGGCGCGGCTGGACCGGGCGCAGCACGTGCTCGACACGGTCGCCGGGATCTGCTTCTCCGAAGGTGTGCCGTTCAAGCACCTGAGCGCCCGGCTCTTCTTCCTGTTCCTCCATCACAAGCACGCCGTGCGGGCCCAGTCGGGCAAGTTCTGCACCGTCTACCCACCGGACACGGCGACCGCCCATCGGCTGCTGGAACAGCTGCGCGACGCACTCGACGGGGAGGAGGGGCCGTACGTCCTCACCGACCGGCGCTTTCGCGACTCGCGGACGGTCCATTACCGCTACGGCTCCTTCGACGGCGCCCGCAGCCGGGTCCGGGCCGACGGTACCCGGGAGGGGATGATCCGCGACGGCTCCGGCCGCGAAGTCGTGGACTCGCGACTGCCCGCCTTCCACTTGCCCGCAGGGATCACGGACCCCTTCGTCGAACAGGAGGAGCAGCCGCACGCGGGCCCGATCCTGATCCGCGACTACGAGGTGACCCGCGCAGTGCGCCTGAGCAACGCCGGCGGCGCCTACCAGGCCCGCGACCGGCGGACCGGCCGCACCGTCTTCCTCAAGGAGGCCCGCGCCCACAACGGCCTGGTCTTCGACGGGACTGACGCGCAGCAGCGGCTGCGGCACGAGTACGACGTGCTGCGCGAGCTGCACGCGGCGGCCCCAGGGGTAGGCCCGGAGCCTTTGGACCACTTCACGGAGTGGGAGCACGACTTCCTCGTCACCGAGCACGTCGCGGGGCAGCCGCTGGTGGGCTGGCTGAGCCGGTCATCCCCGCTGGCCCGCGCCGACCGCTCGGCCGAGTCCGTCGCCGCGTACTACGAGGCGTGTCGGCGGCTGCTGGCCGCGCTGGACGCCTCGCTCGACCGGCTGCACGCCGCCGGCTACCGGTTCGGTGACCTCAGCCTGGGCAATGTCCTGGTCACGCCTTCGGGCGGGGTCCGGCTCGTGGACTTCGAGGCGGCCTCGGCGCTGTCCGCGGCCCCGTCCGGGATGGGCACTCCGGGGTTCACGCCGCCGCCCGGCCTGCGCCGGGCCGACGCCGATCCGCTGCTGCAGGACCGGTACGGCACGTCGGCAGTCGCGCTGGCCTTCCTGGCCCCGTTCAACGAGATCGCCGAGCACGCGCCCGCCAACCTCGCACTACTGCGTCGCGATCTGGCGGACGTGGCTCCGCCGCAGGACCTGTGGCAGCGGGCGACCGCTTTCCACCTGGCGAAGGACCGGGCGCAGGAGCAGAACGGTCCCGACCGCCCGCCCTCCCCCGTCGAGCTGGACACCGATCCGCGCGCCTGCCTCACCCGGCTGGCCGAGGAGGTGGCCGCGGGGCTGCTGGAGATGGCTGACGCCGACCGGCCGGACTGGGCCTTCCCGCCTTCGCCCGAGGCGTTCCGGACCAACAACGTGTGCCTGGCCTACGGCACGGCCGGGGTGGTGCACGCCCTCCACCGCACCGGGACTGCGGTGCCGGAGGAGATCCGCGAACGGCTGCGCCACGACACGCTGGCGCTGCGCGACGCACTGTCCCCCGGACTGCTCGTCGGCTCGGCCGGCATCGCCCAGGTGCTGGCCGGCCTCAGCCGGCTGGACGAGGCCGTCGACCTGCTCCGGGACGCCGACGGCCACCCGCTCACCGCCTCCTGCGGCACGCTGGCCGGCGGGCGGGCCGGGGTCGGCCTGGGCTGGCTCGCCCTGCACCGGCTGACCGGGGAGAGCAGCCACCTGGAGCGGGCCGCTGCGGCGGGGGAAGGCCTGTTGCGCACCCCCGACCTGCCGGCCGCCCTTGGCGAGTACGACGCCCGCGGCCTGCTGCACGGCCGATCGGGGCTCGCCCTCTTTCTCCACCGCCTGGCCCGCGACACCGGCGAGGCCCGCTTCCTGGAGGCGGGCCGTCTGCTGCTCCACCAGGAGCTGGACCGCACCTTTCCGCTGGACGACGGCACCCTGTCGATCTCCGACAACGCACAGCTCACCCGTGCCATGCCGTACCTGGCCACGGGTGCGGCCGGTCTCGCGGCGGTGCTCACCCGCTACGTGGCCACCGCGCCGGACGAGCGCTGCGCCGCGGCACTGCCGCGGCTGGTCGCCGGCATCCGGGTCTCCTGCGCCACGAAGGAGGCGGGCCTGTACCGGGGGCTGGCCGGACTGATCTGGTCCCTGACCGAGCACGCCGAGCTCACCGGCACGGACGCCGCCCGCAGGGATGCCGTACGCGCTGCAACCGGCCTGCTGAAATACGCCGTCCCGTACCGACGCGGTGTCCGCTTCCTCGGGGCGGGTTCACAGCGGTTCACCGCCGACCTGTCCAGTGGCGGGGCCGGTGTCCTGCTGGCCCTGCACCGCCTGCTGGCCGGCCCGCTCCTGACGGGGCCCCACCATGCGCGTCCCCGGCTCCCTGCAGCCTCCTGA
- a CDS encoding DUF397 domain-containing protein, which translates to MSTTDLAWFKSSYTGGSGDDCIEVAPSWHKSSYSSGGGGDCVEVAPCASAVHVRDSKNPTGPQFSLAPAAWTEFLTRVA; encoded by the coding sequence ATGAGCACCACTGACCTGGCCTGGTTCAAGAGCAGCTACACCGGCGGCAGCGGCGACGACTGCATCGAAGTCGCCCCGTCTTGGCACAAGTCGAGCTACAGCAGCGGCGGCGGTGGCGACTGCGTCGAGGTCGCCCCTTGCGCCTCCGCCGTCCACGTCCGTGACTCCAAGAACCCCACCGGCCCCCAGTTCTCCCTAGCCCCGGCCGCCTGGACGGAGTTCCTGACCCGCGTCGCCTGA